GCCCCCCGGTCCGTTCAGCGATTTCTTCCAGAACAATCGGATTCGAACGGAAACGGAGGAATTCTGGTGAATAAGGCACGATAAATCCACCGTTTGTATGATCTTCACGGTCCCCGGCTTTTCCAACAGCCATCACCTGATAGCGCCCTTTTCCCCAAAGTGGGATCGAAGCCTGGTACCGTCGGGGGCTGACCTGCTTGAGTACGACTGTTTCTTCCCGATCATGTGGACCGGAGATTTTAGCGGCGACATTCAGGAACGATTCTTCAGGATGAAAATCTTCCACCATAATTGTGGCATTATTACCAGAGGTATGGCTCCACATTTTCAGATGTTCCTGTTTTTGCACGCGAGAGATCTTGATCATTAACTGCTTGATGAATGCACGATAATGCTCCCAATTCACCCAATCTGCTCCCCAGTTGGGTGATAAATCAGACGTAAAGGCAGCCGTTGTTCCCAGACCATAACGCCAGAAAGAGAGTACCGGATCAATTTCACCTTCTGCTTCTTTCTTTTCAGGAGCGTTTAAAATCCCCTCTGCCCTTGGCTTGATCGTGGTTAATACATACCCATGCAAGGGGGGGATTTCCTGGATCCCTTTCAGTACCGGAGAAATCATGCCGACTTCAGGAGTGATGGTTTCGTTTTGAATCATACTCCGTTTCAGAGTTTTCGATTCTTTAATAAAGATCGAAGGTAACTGGTTGGGGTCAGAAGGAAAATAATAGCGTCCCCCGGTTGCGCCGGCGATCCCTCGCATCGTCGAGATATCACGCCCTCCGTGAGGATAGATCGCGACCATCGATACACTGACTTTGTTGTCCTGAAACTTTTTGATTAAAGCGGGAGACGGTGGTTGGGGATCGCCGTCCGAAATGATAATCATATGCTTTGTGGATGCATCACTTTTGATCAGCCCTGTTAGACCTAATTCCATGGTGTTCGCAAAGCTAGGCATATCTCCAATTTGGGCGCCATTGATCTTGGGGACCATTTTTTCATACTCATCGGCGGGAGTCAGTTCAAATAGCCATTTTTCCCCTCCCATGAAATCATAAATCAGGACGCCTACTTCGTCCTGGGCTCCTAAAACCTTAATCGCCTGTTTTGTGATCCGTTTTCCCCAGGTATTGCCTTCCGGAAATTCACACGTATGCAGAATGATCGCCAGAGCGCCCTTGGGAAGTATTTTCTTCTTGGTGATGTCCATGGTCACGGGGAGCGCGTCTTCGATTACAGTACGATGGTAACCTCCGGGACCATAACTGTTCTCCCCCCCCACCATCATGAAACCGATTCCCTGATTAAAAATCGAATCATGGACGGCTTTCAGTTGAACCACATTGAACGCATCGGCGGGAACATTGACGAATACGATCGCGTCATAGGGCATCAGCGATAAAGAATCACTGGGAAACTCATATGCTGAAATCGTATCGACGTTTCGCTCTCCTTCACGAATTGCTTTCACCAGAGACTGCCAATCACGATCATCTCCCACGGGATCGGTTACCACCAGGACCTTGCCTTCACCGGCGACATAGATGTAGTTCAGTACGGTATTATTTTCGCGAATCTGGTCATCGTCCCGCTTTGTTTCAATTGTTGCTGAATATTCATAATAGCCAGCATCTCTCAAGTAAATCGGCACCACGAACCGATTCTTTCCTGCTTTGAAGGAAACCTCTTCTTCATAGATTGGCTCACCATTCTCTCGCAGCACCAGTTTGCCGGAGCCATCCTGTAACGAAGAGAGTACAACAGCCGCTTCGTAGTTTTCTCCCAATTTAACGAAACGGGGAAGTTCCAGATTTTCCAGCCAGACCTCTTTGTCGTATTCGTACTGAATGGGTAAAACATCAACGGCAATATCCCGCGACTTTAACTCTTCCAGAATTTGTGAAATCGAGCCTTCGGTTTCTGTGCCATCACTGATCAATACGATCCGGCCACGATTCTCCTCAGGCAGCATGGCAGCCGCCAGGGACAGAGTCTGTTGCAGATTGGTGGCATCACGATCGATTCGCGAGTTCAGAGCCTCAAATGGAAACGAAACTCGTGGCGGAAGTTCGACAGCGGAGTTCCTGCCGAATACCACCAGCCCCGCTTCGTCAGTTTGTGGTTTTTCAGTGACCGTCTTTGTGACAAATTCCAGAGCAGAATCAACAGAAGATTCACCAATCGAATCAGAAAGATCGACCGCGTACACAACTGAGATGACATCACGAACCCGAACGGAGCGTGGTTCTGCAATCAACATCACAAACAGTCCGAGCATCAATAAGCGTGAGATCAATGCAGCCAGGGCGCGGCCTCTACTCAGACCACCATATCCGGCAACAGAAAGCCACCAGACCCAGATTGAAAAAAGGATCAGACCAAAAGCCCAGGGACGGGCAAATAGCAGGACGTTTGACAATTCAAGACTGATACAGACGATCGCATAAAGAACCAGAAAGACGATCAATGGCATCGTTCGTCGCCAGGTCACAGCGATGCGCGGTCGTGGAA
This genomic interval from Gimesia alba contains the following:
- a CDS encoding VWA domain-containing protein is translated as MKIKELYHQFVPRPRIAVTWRRTMPLIVFLVLYAIVCISLELSNVLLFARPWAFGLILFSIWVWWLSVAGYGGLSRGRALAALISRLLMLGLFVMLIAEPRSVRVRDVISVVYAVDLSDSIGESSVDSALEFVTKTVTEKPQTDEAGLVVFGRNSAVELPPRVSFPFEALNSRIDRDATNLQQTLSLAAAMLPEENRGRIVLISDGTETEGSISQILEELKSRDIAVDVLPIQYEYDKEVWLENLELPRFVKLGENYEAAVVLSSLQDGSGKLVLRENGEPIYEEEVSFKAGKNRFVVPIYLRDAGYYEYSATIETKRDDDQIRENNTVLNYIYVAGEGKVLVVTDPVGDDRDWQSLVKAIREGERNVDTISAYEFPSDSLSLMPYDAIVFVNVPADAFNVVQLKAVHDSIFNQGIGFMMVGGENSYGPGGYHRTVIEDALPVTMDITKKKILPKGALAIILHTCEFPEGNTWGKRITKQAIKVLGAQDEVGVLIYDFMGGEKWLFELTPADEYEKMVPKINGAQIGDMPSFANTMELGLTGLIKSDASTKHMIIISDGDPQPPSPALIKKFQDNKVSVSMVAIYPHGGRDISTMRGIAGATGGRYYFPSDPNQLPSIFIKESKTLKRSMIQNETITPEVGMISPVLKGIQEIPPLHGYVLTTIKPRAEGILNAPEKKEAEGEIDPVLSFWRYGLGTTAAFTSDLSPNWGADWVNWEHYRAFIKQLMIKISRVQKQEHLKMWSHTSGNNATIMVEDFHPEESFLNVAAKISGPHDREETVVLKQVSPRRYQASIPLWGKGRYQVMAVGKAGDREDHTNGGFIVPYSPEFLRFRSNPIVLEEIAERTGGQRLDPENAAKVIYGRRDPKQSSNPVFDWLLIVLAILVPLDVGIRRVQLDWYVIRSWFGFGSDKQTSTATMGALLQRKQGVAEEMDQRKGTASTTAAQQNTQSRISKLQEQKQHSSRQSQPDKTGKKTPTQSGNTSSNAPPTDSTENQSTTGRLLDLKRKRQSDDEKQ